One window of the Brevibacterium limosum genome contains the following:
- a CDS encoding enoyl-CoA hydratase/isomerase family protein, with product MIIRLNRPEVRNAIDQSMVDALHAVCAELEAEPKVAILTGTSGVFAAGADISQLRNRRRDDALAGINSKIFSRIQELPMPVIALIEGFALGGGAELAFAADFRIGTPSTKIGNPETGLGILAAAGAAWRLRELVGEPRAKEILLAGRTLQADEAKAIGLLNDVVDPEDLELAGQALADRIASFAPLAVRLSKSAFHAPREAHPLIDNVAQAVLFETEEKFARMDAFLSKREAKKAKKAAEQEKAERARAEAVTTEAIDQQRDSRTREEGDNA from the coding sequence ATGATCATCCGACTCAACCGGCCCGAGGTCCGCAACGCCATCGACCAGTCGATGGTCGATGCCCTCCACGCCGTGTGCGCCGAACTCGAGGCCGAACCGAAGGTTGCGATCCTCACCGGCACATCCGGAGTCTTCGCCGCCGGGGCCGACATCTCGCAGCTGCGCAATCGGCGTCGCGATGATGCCCTGGCCGGGATCAACTCGAAGATCTTCTCCCGCATCCAGGAACTGCCGATGCCGGTCATCGCCCTGATCGAGGGATTCGCGCTGGGCGGCGGTGCCGAGCTCGCCTTCGCCGCGGACTTCCGCATCGGCACCCCGTCGACGAAGATCGGCAACCCGGAGACCGGTCTGGGCATCCTCGCCGCAGCCGGAGCCGCGTGGCGCCTGCGCGAACTCGTCGGCGAACCCCGCGCCAAGGAGATCCTCCTCGCCGGACGGACCCTGCAGGCCGATGAAGCCAAAGCCATCGGATTGCTCAATGACGTCGTCGACCCCGAGGATCTCGAACTCGCCGGTCAGGCGCTGGCCGATCGGATCGCGAGCTTCGCACCCCTGGCCGTGCGCCTGAGCAAGTCGGCGTTCCACGCCCCGCGTGAAGCGCATCCGCTCATCGACAATGTGGCCCAGGCCGTGCTGTTCGAAACCGAGGAGAAGTTCGCCCGCATGGACGCGTTCCTGTCCAAGCGCGAGGCCAAGAAGGCGAAGAAGGCAGCCGAGCAGGAAAAGGCCGAGCGCGCACGCGCCGAGGCCGTGACCACCGAAGCGATCGACCAGCAGCGCGATTCGCGCACCCGAGAAGAAGGCGACAACGCATGA
- a CDS encoding 3-hydroxyacyl-CoA dehydrogenase family protein gives MSDTTDTPTEAATTTARVPDVVGVFGGGRMGAGIAHAFATAGARVIVIENTDDTVAAARERIDASIEKSQSKGINVPGTVVVDRDPTLLDEALLVVEAVPEIVELKQEVLAAVAKHAPAASIGTNTSALSIDELAAALPRPQALIGLHFFNPVPVSELVEVVVGTHTDPKLVDVAKEWVTALGKTAITVKDSPGFASSRLGVALALEAMRMVEDGVASAEDIDRAMTLGYRHPAGPLQTTDIVGLDVRLGIAEHLAAEIGERFTPPQILKDKVAAGELGRKTGQGFYTW, from the coding sequence ATGAGCGACACCACTGACACCCCCACCGAGGCGGCCACCACCACCGCCCGCGTCCCCGATGTCGTCGGCGTCTTCGGAGGCGGCCGGATGGGTGCCGGAATCGCGCATGCCTTCGCCACCGCCGGTGCCCGAGTCATCGTCATCGAGAACACCGACGACACCGTGGCCGCCGCCCGGGAACGCATCGACGCGTCGATCGAGAAGTCGCAGTCCAAGGGCATCAATGTGCCCGGAACCGTCGTCGTCGACCGCGACCCGACCCTGCTCGACGAGGCCCTCCTCGTCGTCGAGGCCGTGCCCGAGATCGTCGAACTCAAGCAGGAGGTGCTCGCCGCTGTCGCGAAGCACGCTCCGGCCGCCAGCATCGGCACGAACACCTCGGCACTGTCGATCGACGAGCTCGCCGCAGCCCTGCCGCGGCCGCAGGCGCTCATCGGGCTGCACTTCTTCAACCCGGTGCCCGTGTCCGAACTCGTCGAGGTCGTCGTCGGCACCCACACCGATCCCAAACTCGTCGACGTCGCCAAGGAATGGGTGACGGCACTGGGGAAGACGGCGATCACAGTGAAGGACTCGCCCGGATTCGCCTCCTCCCGCCTCGGCGTGGCCTTGGCGCTGGAAGCGATGCGGATGGTCGAAGACGGCGTCGCCAGTGCCGAAGACATCGACCGTGCCATGACCCTGGGCTACCGGCACCCGGCCGGCCCGTTGCAGACGACGGACATCGTCGGCCTCGACGTGCGCTTGGGAATCGCCGAGCACCTCGCCGCCGAGATCGGCGAACGGTTCACACCCCCGCAGATACTCAAGGACAAGGTCGCCGCCGGTGAGCTCGGCCGCAAGACCGGGCAGGGTTTCTACACCTGGTGA
- a CDS encoding CGNR zinc finger domain-containing protein: MSFPIDVRANLQMLVDLLNTAPGILSTDDLLASPAQLSEFVRDHDFSGPVEANVFDVGVAVLLRERFRIVLGDDTDAVVAAVNMSFDEIRVQPRLVSHGQWGWHLHAAGAGSTLGERMASDIALVLTDLVRTGDLARLRPCAGSDCSAAFADLTRNLSKRFCDVRSCANRTHLAASRARRASGD, from the coding sequence GTGAGTTTCCCGATCGATGTCCGAGCGAATCTGCAGATGCTCGTCGACCTGCTCAACACGGCACCTGGAATACTCTCTACCGACGACCTCCTCGCCTCCCCGGCTCAGTTGAGCGAATTCGTGCGCGATCACGATTTTTCCGGACCAGTGGAGGCCAACGTCTTCGACGTCGGTGTCGCCGTCCTACTGCGCGAGCGATTCCGCATCGTGCTCGGCGACGATACGGACGCTGTCGTCGCGGCCGTCAACATGAGCTTCGATGAGATCCGGGTGCAACCCCGACTTGTCAGCCATGGCCAGTGGGGCTGGCATCTCCACGCCGCCGGGGCCGGATCGACCCTGGGTGAGCGGATGGCCTCCGATATCGCCCTCGTCCTCACCGATCTCGTCCGCACAGGAGACCTCGCTCGTCTGCGCCCGTGCGCAGGCAGTGACTGTTCGGCGGCGTTCGCCGATCTCACTCGGAACCTGTCGAAGCGCTTCTGCGATGTGCGCAGCTGCGCCAACCGCACCCATCTTGCGGCGTCACGAGCACGTCGCGCCTCTGGCGACTGA
- a CDS encoding thiolase family protein, protein MPEAFILDGLRTPIGRYGGVLADQRPDDLVATTLKTVIERSGIDASDIDEVLLGSANQAGEDNRNIARMAVLLAGLPESVPGFTVNRLCASGMTAITTARAMIAAGDADVVVAGGVESMTRAPWVSEKPSHAWSKPGRTWDTSIGWRFANPAFGEDVTLSMPQTAERVAEKWQLTREALDEFAFQSHQKALAAQKAGSFEREILPVGEVTADEGPRDSTLEKLGKLRPIHGPGGVITAGNSSSLNDGAAVVVLVSEDYANKHGLSPRARVVAGANAGVSPEIMGIGPVPATRKVLERTGWSVDDLEAVELNEAFASQSLACMGDLGLDPETVNGFGGAIALGHPLGCSGTRITLTLLNRLEQAGATKGLATMCVGVGQGSALLLERV, encoded by the coding sequence ATGCCCGAGGCATTCATTCTGGACGGACTGCGCACCCCCATCGGACGCTACGGAGGAGTTCTGGCCGACCAGCGACCCGATGACCTCGTGGCCACAACGCTCAAGACCGTCATCGAACGCTCCGGCATCGACGCCTCCGACATCGACGAGGTCCTCCTCGGATCGGCGAATCAGGCCGGTGAGGACAATCGGAACATCGCCCGCATGGCCGTGCTGCTGGCCGGGCTGCCCGAATCCGTGCCCGGATTCACCGTCAACCGCCTGTGCGCCTCGGGAATGACCGCGATCACGACGGCGCGGGCGATGATCGCCGCCGGAGACGCCGATGTGGTCGTGGCCGGCGGTGTCGAATCGATGACCCGCGCCCCGTGGGTGAGCGAGAAGCCCTCGCATGCGTGGTCGAAGCCGGGCCGGACCTGGGACACCTCCATCGGCTGGCGGTTCGCGAACCCCGCCTTCGGTGAGGACGTGACCCTGTCGATGCCGCAGACGGCCGAACGCGTCGCCGAGAAGTGGCAGCTCACCCGTGAGGCTCTCGACGAATTCGCCTTCCAGTCGCATCAGAAGGCGCTGGCCGCGCAGAAGGCCGGCAGCTTCGAGCGTGAGATCCTGCCCGTCGGCGAGGTCACCGCCGATGAGGGTCCGCGCGATTCGACGCTGGAGAAGCTCGGCAAGCTGCGTCCCATCCACGGACCGGGCGGCGTCATCACCGCCGGAAACTCCTCGTCGCTCAACGACGGCGCCGCCGTCGTCGTGCTCGTATCCGAGGACTATGCGAACAAGCACGGTCTGAGCCCGCGCGCCCGGGTCGTCGCCGGTGCCAATGCCGGTGTGTCCCCGGAGATCATGGGCATCGGACCCGTCCCGGCGACCCGCAAGGTGCTCGAACGCACCGGCTGGAGCGTTGATGACCTCGAGGCCGTCGAACTCAATGAGGCCTTCGCCTCCCAGTCGCTGGCGTGCATGGGCGACCTCGGGCTCGACCCGGAGACCGTCAACGGATTCGGCGGAGCGATCGCTCTCGGCCACCCGCTGGGCTGCTCCGGGACCCGCATCACCCTGACCCTGCTCAACCGTCTGGAACAGGCCGGGGCGACGAAGGGCCTGGCGACCATGTGCGTGGGCGTCGGCCAGGGATCGGCGCTGCTGCTGGAGCGCGTGTGA
- a CDS encoding enoyl-CoA hydratase/isomerase family protein: MTEIQLKNRGPIAELVLDGPESRNALDADNLRDIAAAVAKVAEAVPNVRVLLVRGEGKVFCSGRDIANVDVETDDAHAFLADIFAPVFQSIRALPIPVIAQVQGAALGLGYGVAAAADIIFAADDAKFGSPFAAIGAMLDSGAHHVFLDRVGYHRTMDLIVTGDFMTGAEAAATGIVSRAVPAAELTDFVESKLEKIVTGPAEAFAMEKGFVQKLADERPNLAEVLAQEAALQESARQTPDYAEGFTAFQERRKPNFE, from the coding sequence ATGACCGAGATCCAACTGAAGAACCGCGGCCCGATCGCCGAGCTCGTCCTCGACGGACCCGAGTCCCGCAACGCCCTCGACGCGGACAACCTCCGCGATATCGCGGCCGCCGTGGCCAAGGTCGCCGAGGCGGTCCCGAACGTCCGCGTGCTCCTCGTCCGCGGAGAGGGCAAGGTCTTCTGCTCCGGTCGCGACATCGCGAATGTCGACGTCGAGACGGATGACGCCCACGCCTTCCTCGCCGACATCTTCGCCCCCGTCTTCCAATCGATCAGGGCGCTGCCGATCCCCGTGATCGCCCAGGTCCAGGGCGCTGCCCTCGGGCTCGGTTACGGAGTCGCCGCGGCAGCCGACATCATCTTCGCCGCCGATGATGCGAAGTTCGGGTCCCCGTTCGCCGCAATCGGCGCGATGCTCGATTCCGGCGCCCACCACGTGTTCCTCGACCGGGTCGGCTATCACCGGACGATGGATCTCATCGTCACCGGTGATTTCATGACCGGCGCCGAGGCGGCCGCCACCGGGATCGTCTCACGTGCGGTTCCCGCCGCGGAATTGACCGACTTCGTCGAATCGAAGCTGGAGAAGATCGTCACCGGACCGGCCGAGGCCTTCGCGATGGAGAAGGGCTTCGTGCAGAAGCTCGCCGACGAACGCCCGAACCTCGCCGAGGTGCTCGCCCAAGAGGCTGCCCTGCAGGAATCGGCTCGTCAGACCCCGGACTATGCCGAAGGGTTCACAGCCTTCCAGGAGCGTCGCAAACCGAACTTCGAGTGA
- a CDS encoding EamA family transporter: MRSGTLLGFTFTLLSAAFFAVSGPVAKTFYDIGWSPGSVVLLRLGGAGLVILIPSLAILRGRWDKLRRAWPIIAIYGLVTMAGVQIFFFLALESLDVAVAVLLEMMGAPVLIVFWLWIRHRRQPHLLTGTGILASLVGVLLVLDLTGGAGSWVGVACAVAAAACFACYFLVSSDQRIDLPPLALTGLGMAVGAIATVLLTVTGLLPATFALTSVTFASAPMSWTLPAVLLVLFTVGAYTCGIIGLRLLGPTVGSFVNLSEVPLSAIAAWIILSESLTTLQLLGTAVIVLGVCLVKVGDLRTTHSKFGLRRSWKAVNPSA, from the coding sequence ATGCGAAGCGGCACTCTCCTGGGTTTCACCTTCACGCTGCTATCTGCCGCATTCTTCGCCGTATCCGGTCCCGTCGCCAAGACGTTCTACGACATCGGCTGGTCACCGGGGTCGGTCGTTCTGCTCCGACTCGGCGGTGCCGGGCTGGTCATCCTCATTCCCTCGCTCGCGATACTCCGCGGCCGCTGGGACAAACTCAGACGCGCCTGGCCGATCATTGCGATCTACGGTCTGGTGACCATGGCGGGGGTGCAGATCTTCTTCTTCCTCGCACTCGAGAGTCTCGACGTTGCCGTCGCGGTGCTGCTCGAAATGATGGGGGCACCCGTGCTCATCGTGTTCTGGCTCTGGATCCGACACCGACGGCAGCCCCATCTGCTTACCGGAACCGGGATCCTCGCCTCTCTCGTCGGGGTGCTGCTCGTCCTCGATCTCACCGGAGGCGCCGGCAGTTGGGTCGGGGTCGCCTGCGCAGTGGCCGCAGCTGCATGCTTCGCGTGCTATTTTCTCGTCTCGTCGGATCAGCGGATCGATCTGCCGCCTCTCGCGCTGACCGGTCTGGGGATGGCGGTCGGAGCGATCGCGACTGTGCTGCTCACCGTGACGGGTCTCCTGCCGGCCACCTTTGCACTCACCAGCGTCACCTTCGCATCCGCCCCGATGTCGTGGACGCTTCCCGCCGTTCTTCTCGTGCTCTTCACCGTCGGGGCATACACCTGCGGCATCATCGGCCTGCGGCTGCTCGGTCCGACTGTCGGCTCTTTCGTCAATCTCAGCGAAGTGCCCTTATCCGCCATCGCAGCATGGATCATTCTCAGCGAGTCGCTGACCACTCTTCAGCTTCTCGGCACCGCCGTCATCGTCCTCGGCGTCTGCCTGGTCAAGGTCGGCGACCTGCGCACGACTCACTCGAAGTTCGGTTTGCGACGCTCCTGGAAGGCTGTGAACCCTTCGGCATAG